A genomic window from Silene latifolia isolate original U9 population chromosome 11, ASM4854445v1, whole genome shotgun sequence includes:
- the LOC141611488 gene encoding uncharacterized protein LOC141611488: MQEKEEVCISVTSLQDNRRDLRTISEEQLPSNSNGKHPQLSLQIPPKPVSLVKFQNGDGSTEAPVLLKSATSSSGGFLRALSFKKKSPPEGEKSYLLNSNQQAGAGGPGFSNAVSNFNWARCTSLPGPSTVPSPSVTTPASARTASEQQKVQKGAANKKVSRSLSVPGRNIVIVRSLSFAANKEQGQSHVQDGEITSASPGGNDDEEIPEEEAICRICFDTCGEGNTLKMECSCKGALQLIHEECAVKWFSMRGNRNCEVCGQEVSNLPVTLLRVSSAAQGTRGPDQSHNGAYTRAISPWQDFVVLVLISSICYFFFLEQLLIEGMKTRAVFVAAPFAFALGLLASALAVTLAIREYIWTYAAVEFAFVALILCLFYNVLRLNAVYSVLLSAMLGFSIAMSLNKLYIHIYYWRVLASEETTTV, translated from the exons ATGCAAGAAAAGGAGGAAGTTTGTATTTCAGTTACTAGCCTTCAG GATAATCGTCGAGATTTAAGAACAATCAGTGAAGAGCAGTTGCCTTCAAATTCCAATGGGAAACACCCGCAACTTTCTCTGCAAATTCCGCCAAAGCCTGTCAGTTTGGTGAAGTTTCAAAATGGTGATGGTTCAACCGAGGCTCCAGTTCTGTTGAAAAGTGCTACGTCATCTTCTGGAGGTTTTTTACGAGCGTTGAGCTTTAAAAAAAAGAGTCCACCTGAGGGTGAGAAAAGTTATCTCTTAAATTCAAACCAACAAGCTGGTGCAGGAGGCCCAGGTTTCAGCAATGCCGTCTCCAACTTCAATTGGGCAAGATGTACTTCTCTTCCAGGACCTTCAACTGTACCATCTCCATCTGTTACCACCCCTGCTTCTGCAAGGACTGCCAGTGAACAGCAAAAAGTACAA AAAGGTGCTGCTAACAAGAAAGTCTCAAGGTCCTTGTCTGTACCTGGCAGAAATATTGTTATTGTGAGATCTCTATCGTTTGCAGCTAATAAGGAGCAGGGCCAGTCTCATGTTCAAGATG GTGAGATAACTTCTGCTTCACCTGGAGGTAATGATGATGAAGAGATTCCCGAAGAAGAAGCAATATGCAGGATCTGTTTTGATACGTGTGGAGAAGGAAATACACTTAAGATGGAGTGTAGTTGCAAAGGTGCCCTTCAGTTAATACACGAAGAATGTGCAGTGAAGTGGTTTAGCATGAGGGGGAACAGGAATTGTGAAGTATGTGGTCAAGAGGTCTCAAACTTGCCAGTGACCTTGCTTAGAGTTTCCAGTGCTGCTCAAGGAACCCGCGGGCCAGATCAAAGCCACAACGGCGCATATACAAGAGCTATCAG TCCATGGCAAGATTTTGTGGTCCTGGTCTTGATTAGCTCAATATGCTATTTCTTTTTTCTTGAACAGCTCTTG ATAGAGGGCATGAAGACTCGAGCCGTATTTGTTGCAGCACCATTTGCATTCGCTTTGGGCTTGCTAGCATCCGCATTAGCTGTCACTCTAG CAATTAGGGAGTACATATGGACATATGCAGCTGTGGAGTTTGCGTTCGTGGCTTTAATCTTGTGTCTTTTCTACAATGTG CTTCGTTTGAATGCAGTTTACTCAGTACTTCTTTCAGCTATGTTGGGTTTCTCGATCGCGATGAGCCTCAACAAATTGTATATCCACATATATTATTGGAGGGTTCTGGCTAGTGAGGAGACCACTACTGTCTAA
- the LOC141613192 gene encoding uncharacterized protein LOC141613192, with protein MPSSSVFTFKFLRSCGVSAPRACLMIFRLVQCPMGDVSLTDELDDEALLHSTVLHQHVSDTRCRYFVAGGCSLVVIYSPMFNLALFYIVVYQHGSLHDTGIGEETINDPLKEASWDTCNCLLIAWIMHNVEQPIKRYVMYTRTAKEIWDYLQKQFYHLEIMSDWPPFTQVTPEVNAWLNAQIKEHDERKLFQFLNGLNLSYSIMKRNVLMMSPLPTMEEAKEADGDPKCPVCTRKGHAKAQCWKVIGYPADHLMSKKYPEKSQGLGSSSKGFKLGAHKGKHNNYPRHGKDANDAMGDGFVDMEGNMTLTTQQFEQLMSNNKGKGASSHPETEDEMEVNFEGMAGMACMTCCYASNSSHEWIRDSGALDHMISNLNILENLPNGETTTVSHMGSYRFVNEGDIKKYILSKGIWQQNSCVDTQQQNGMVERKHIHILEISRALRLPTEVLENKTPYDILFHKNSQYDQKRVFGCLVMVHNPSRKKDKFQARGIPCVFLGYPLSQKGYRVYGIVKKTVFVSRDVRFLEDVFSYKINNFSQFLPSLQAVDRPTSISQPANDISTLIEPDVPPVASPDPLTHIDQVEMSQEPEPSSENDNVLEPHTRSTRIKTAPEWTKDYVVHNPVMAPSTIANLVQLHLPQPFARHVTTYLLEPDPNTFQEAA; from the exons ATGCCTTCGTCGTCTGTTTTCACCTTTAAATTTCTACGCTCTTGTGGCGTAAGTGCACCTCGTGCTTGTCTCATGATATTTCGATTGGTTCAATGTCCTATGGGTGATGTTAGCCTTACTGATGAGTTGGATGATGAAGCTCTGCTCCATTCCACCGTACTCCATCAACATGTTTCTGATACCCGATGCAGATATTTCGTCGCCGGTGGCTGTTCCTTAGTAGTAATCTATAGtcctatgtttaatttagctTTGTTTTATATTGTAGTATATCAACATGGTTCTCTCCATGATACTGGAAT TGGTGAAGAGACCATCAATGATCCTCTCAAAGAAGCATCCTGGGATACATGTAATTGCCTCCTCATCGCCTGGATTATGCATAATGTGGAGCAGCCTATTAAGAGATATGTTATGTATACCAGAACTGCCAAAGAGATCTGGGACTACCTCCAAAAACAATTCTAT CATCTTGAAATAATGTCAGATTGGCCACCATTTACTCAAGTAACTCCCGAGGTCAATGCTTGGTTAAATGCTCAAATTAAGGAACATGATGAAAGGAAGTTGTTCCAGTTCTTGAATGGCTTGAACCTATCATACTCTATTATGAAGAGAAATGTGCTCATGATGTCCCCACTTCCAACTATGGAAGAAGCA AAAGAAGCAGATGGAGATCCTAAGTGTCCAGTGTGCACAAGGAAGGGACATGCTAAGGCTCAATGTTGGAAGGTCATTGGATATCCAGCTGACCACCTTATGTCCAAGAAATACCCTGAAAAATCACAAGGTTTGGGTTCAAGTTCAAAAGGGTTCAAGTTAGGAGCTCACAAAGGAAAACACAACAACTATCCTAGGCATGGGAAGGATGCTAATGATGCAATGGGAGATGGTTTTGTTGATATGGAAGGCAACATGACCTTAACTACCCAACAATTTGAACAGTTAATGAGTAACAACAAGGGAAAAGGAGCTAGCAGTCATCCTGAGACCGAGGATGAAATGGAAGTGAACTTTGAAGGTATGGCAGGTATGGCCTGTATGACTTGTTGTTATGCCTCTAATTCCTCTCATGAATGGATCAGAGACTCTGGAGCCTTAGATCATATGATCTCTAACTTGAATATCCTTGAAAATCTACCTAATGGAGAAACTACTACTGTTTCTCATATGGGATCATACAGATTTGTTAATG AAGGTGATATCAAGAAATACATATTGTCTAAAGGCATATGGCAACAAAATAGTTGTGTTGACACACAACAGCAGAATGGGATGGTTGAAAGGAAACATATACACATTCTTGAAATCAGCAGGGCACTAAG ATTACCCACTGAAGTACTGGAAAATAAAACACCCTATGACATTCtatttcataaaaattctcaGTATGATCAGAAGAGAGTATTTGGATGCTTGGTCATGGTACACAACCCAAGCAGAAAGAAGGATAAATTTCAGGCCAGGGGTATACCTTGTGTTTTCTTGGGATACCCTTTATCCCAAAAGGGATATAGAGTATATGGCATAGTTAAGAAGACAGTTTTTGTTTCCAGGGATGTCAGGTTCCTTGAAGATGTTTTCTCTTATAAAATCAACAACTTCTCTCAATTTCTTCCCTCACTACAAGCAGTAGATCGTCCAACATCAATCTCTCAACCTGCAAATGACATATCCACTCTCATAGAACCTGATGTTCCACCAGTTGCCTCTCCTGATCCACTGACTCATATTGATCAGGTGGAGATGTCACAGGAGCCTGAACCTTCTTCTGAGAATGACAATGTCCTTGAACCACACACTAGATCCACCAGGATCAAAACAGCACCTGAGTGGACCAAAGACTATGTTGTTCACAACCCTGTCATGGCTCCCTCCACCATTGCCAATCTGGTTCAGCTACATTTACCTCAGCCCTTTGCAAGACATGTCACTACATATCTCCTTGAACCAGACCCCAACACTTTCCAAGAAGCTGCTTAG
- the LOC141611489 gene encoding peroxidase 4-like, whose translation MAIKLLSFVTVFAFIVTLFMCVSNAQLSPKFYSSTCPKLQNIVLNTMKQAVNKEQRMAASILRLHFHDCFVNGCDGSILLDTTSTFTSEKMAFANTNGSARGFEVIDAIKANVEASCKATVSCADILALAARDGIVLLGGPSWDVPLGRRDSTTASLTTANANLPPPSSDLSKLQTLFVVNQGLSLQEMTALAGAHTIGQARCINFRPHIYNDTNIDPTFAATRRSNCPLPVGNGDNNLAPLDLKTPIKFDNNYYINLVGKRGLLHSDQVLFNGGSQDAQVKSYSNNNAAFFKDFVAAMIKMGNLNPLTGTNGEIRLNCHLAN comes from the exons ATGGCAATCAAATTACTCAGTTTTGTTACGGTTTTCGCGTTCATTGTTACGTTATTCATGTGTGTGTCCAATGCACAACTTTCTCCAAAATTTTACTCGTCAACTTGTCCTAAACTTCAGAATATTGTCCTTAATACGATGAAACAGGCTGTTAATAAAGAACAACGTATGGCCGCCTCAATCTTGCGCCTCCATTTTCATGATTGCTTCGTTAAT GGCTGCGATGGCTCCATACTCTTAGACACCACATCTACCTTCACGAGTGAGAAAATGGCGTTTGCTAATACAAACGGTTCTGCTAGAGGATTTGAAGTTATCGACGCAATCAAAGCTAATGTCGAAGCTTCTTGCAAAGCTACCGTTTCTTGTGCTGATATCCTGGCTTTGGCAGCAAGAGATGGGATCGTCTTG CTAGGAGGCCCATCATGGGACGTACCACTAGGAAGAAGAGATTCAACAACAGCCAGCCTAACCACCGCAAACGCCAACCTTCCACCACCTTCTTCCGACCTCTCAAAACTCCAAACCCTCTTCGTCGTTAACCAAGGCCTCTCGCTCCAAGAGATGACTGCCCTCGCTGGTGCCCACACCATAGGCCAAGCCAGGTGCATCAACTTCCGTCCCCACATCTACAACGACACAAACATCGATCCCACCTTTGCCGCCACACGTCGATCCAACTGTCCTCTTCCAGTTGGAAACGGGGACAACAACCTGGCCCCACTTGACCTTAAAACCCCCATCAAGTTTGATAACAATTACTATATTAACCTTGTGGGCAAACGTGGATTACTTCACTCTGATCAAGTGCTCTTCAATGGCGGTTCGCAGGATGCTCAAGTTAAGAGCTATAGTAATAATAATGCTGCTTTTTTTAAGGATTTTGTTGCGGCCATGATCAAGATGGGTAATCTTAATCCTCTTACTGGTACTAATGGCGAGATTAGGTTGAATTGTCACCTTGCTAATTAA